In Coffea eugenioides isolate CCC68of chromosome 4, Ceug_1.0, whole genome shotgun sequence, the genomic stretch GAAGTGCATTTTGTCAGTTAATTCGTACTCTTTTCTGCAGTGTCATGGCAGGTAAGTTGCACATATTCACAATTCCTAGCCCAAAAGACTCCGACTTGCTGTGTCTCGCTCTCCTCCTTCTATAGTGAAACGATTGTCAACTGCCCTGCTTGCACTTGTGGTTGTCAAAACAAGGTACCTCAACCTGCAGCAGGAACCTGTGTTGGGTAAGACGGGAACAGTATTCGATCAGTCACTTGACAAAATAACATGATATAGTGTATAATCATGACCAAACTCTACTTCTTCATCTATCTTACAGATCGGTTTCTTCTTATCTGGCTTCAGCTCTTGCCATTCCGAGCAAGATCAATAGTTATACACCGGTTGTTCACTGCACTAGCCACATGTGTCCAATCCGAGTCCACTGGCATGTCAAGCAAAACTACAAAGAGTACTGGAGGGTGAAGATCacaatcacaaatttcaattacaAAATGAATTATACACAGTGGAATCTTGTCGTTCAGCATCCCAATTTTAATCATCTTACCGAGACTTTCAGCTTTAATTATAAGCCAATAATACCTTACGGTTTGATAAGTAAGCAACTAGAGAACAAGTCTGAAGTTTTGCAACACGCTAACTTATCTTCTATCATCCTACAATATATTTGATCATTGAACCATTCCCCTTTTCAGATGATACGGCAATGCTATGGGGAATCAAATACTACAACGACTGGCTTATGCAAGCTGGACCCGATGGATTTGTGCAATCAGAGCTTCTATTTAGGAAGGGCAAGTCTTTCACCTTCGACAAGGGATGGGCTTTCCCTCAGAGGATTTATTTTAATGGTGACGTCTGTGTGATGCCACCTCCAGATCAATATCCAAACCTGCCAAATGGTAGTAGTTCTGGAATAGCATCTTTGCTTGGCCTCCTGAAATTACCAATCCTGTCACTTTTACTCATATTTTTTAGTGCCCCCTAAGTAACAAGTCAGTATGAGGAGTTTTATTCCCTCCCTCATGCTTACACCCTCAAATGTTCTCGACAGTCAAGAGAATTTTTCTATAGCTGCATTCTGGTAGAAGGGCCCAATGTGTCCAACTGTCCATTGCTAAACTCCGAGCTACTACTTTTTGTTGGCAGCATTAGGCTGGATAGCCACTTCAAAGTTTTGCTTACACATGCTTTCATTATTAATGGCATTATCGTCATACATCCCTAGAAATGCATGTAGtcatcaaagctggaatttccaAACAAAACTGTCAGCTAATCTAATTACCGTTATTCCGGCTGAGTAGTTTCTAAACACATGAAATGGAGAACAAGGAAACTTTCCATTTACATAACTGTATATTTAAAAGTACAAAAATATGCACAAGTTATTACAAAGAGACTATCTAGTTCTAATTGTTACAACAGATTAATTCAGACTTTAACTAATTAATCTAATACTCGTCACATCCTTGCAAGTTGTGGGGTTtcccatttaaaaaaaaaaa encodes the following:
- the LOC113768600 gene encoding COBRA-like protein 2: MELSIKFNIGSLTELSCRISLLALLCVMSFSSTDAYDALDPSGNITIKWDIMSWTSDGYIATLSILNFQKYRHIEAPGWKLGWTWAKSEVIWSMLGGQTVEQGDCSKFKGDIPHCCKKKPTVVDLLPAAPYTQRMANCCRGGVLSSWVQDPANALSSFQLTVGQAGTSNKTVRAPKDFTLKTPGPGYTCGPTQFVKPSKFKTPDRRRVTQALMSWQVSCTYSQFLAQKTPTCCVSLSSFYSETIVNCPACTCGCQNKVPQPAAGTCVGSVSSYLASALAIPSKINSYTPVVHCTSHMCPIRVHWHVKQNYKEYWRVKITITNFNYKMNYTQWNLVVQHPNFNHLTETFSFNYKPIIPYGLINDTAMLWGIKYYNDWLMQAGPDGFVQSELLFRKGKSFTFDKGWAFPQRIYFNGDVCVMPPPDQYPNLPNGSSSGIASLLGLLKLPILSLLLIFFSAP